A stretch of Cicer arietinum cultivar CDC Frontier isolate Library 1 chromosome 5, Cicar.CDCFrontier_v2.0, whole genome shotgun sequence DNA encodes these proteins:
- the LOC101492102 gene encoding probable methyltransferase PMT26: MAVGKYSRVDGRRSSTSYCSTVTIVVFVALCLIGVWMMTSSSVVPVGNGDASQESKNEVTEQSEVKEQVSDTDNGNSRQFEDNPGDLPEDATKGDSNVTSEDKEESSVDKSSEDTKTEDVGKKTEDEGSNTENIELNSESEATESSKDSGETSTKESESDESEKKDESDDNKKSDSDDSENKSSNSNETTDSNLEEKVEQSDNKESDDNSSEKNTDDNAKDQSSNEVFPSGAQSELLNENTTQTGSWSTQAAESKNEKETQESSKQTTGYNWKVCNVTAGPDFIPCLDNWKAIRSLRSTKHYEHRERHCPEEPPTCLVSLPEGYKRSIEWPKSREKIWYYNVPHTKLAEVKGHQNWVKVTGEYLTFPGGGTQFKHGALHYIDFIQETLADIAWGKRTRVILDVGCGVASFGGFLFDRDVLAMSLAPKDEHEAQVQFALERGIPAISAVMGTKRLPFPGRVFDVVHCARCRVPWHIEGGKLLLELNRVLRPGGFFVWSATPVYQKLSEDVEIWNAMKALTKAICWELVAISKDQVNGVGVAIYKKPLSNECYENRLKNEPPLCQDSDDPNAAWNIKLQACIHKVPVSSSERGSQWPEKWPARLTSVPYWLSSSQVGVYGKPAPEDFTADYKHWTHVVSKSYLSGMGIQWSNVRNVMDMNSIYGGFAAALKDLNIWVMNVVSIDSADTLPIIFERGLFGIYHDWCESFSTYPRTYDLLHADHLFSKIKKRCTVAALVAEVDRILRPEGKLIVRDTVEIIDELENLVRSMQWEVRMTYSKDKEGLLCVQKSKWRPKEVETLQYAIV, from the exons ATGGCTGTTGGGAAGTATTCTAGAGTAGATGGTAGAAGATCATCAACGAGTTACTGTTCAACAGTGACTATTGTTGTGTTTGTTGCTCTATGCTTGATTGGGGTTTGGATGATGACATCATCTTCTGTAGTTCCCGTGGGAAATGGTGATGCGTCTCAGGAGAGTAAGAATGAGGTGACAGAACAGAGTGAGGTCAAAGAACAGGTGAGTGACACTGATAATGGCAATTCTCGGCAGTTTGAAGATAATCCAGGTGATTTGCCTGAGGATGCGACCAAGGGGGACAGCAATGTCACCTCTGAAGACAAGGAGGAAAGTTCCGTAGACAAGTCTTCTGAAGATACAAAGACAGAAGATGTGGGTAAGAAAACAGAAGACGAAGGTTCCAATACAGAAAATATTGAACTAAACTCAGAGTCAGAAGCTACAGAAAGTAGTAAAGATAGCGGAGAGACATCCACTAAGGAATCTGAATCTGATGAGAGTGAAAAGAAAGATGAATCCGATGACAACAAGAAGTCTGATTCAGATGATAGTGAAAATAAATCTAGTAACTCCAATGAAACAACAGATAGTAATTTAGAGGAGAAGGTGGAACAAAGTGACAACAAAGAATCCGATGATAACTCTAGTGAGAAGAATACAGATGATAATGCCAAAGACCAGAGTTCAAATGAGGTATTCCCGTCCGGGGCTCAGTCTGAGCTTCTAAATGAAAATACAACACAAACCGGGTCTTGGTCTACTCAGGCAGCAGAGTCAAAGAATGAAAAGGAGACTCAAGAATCCTCCAAGCAGACAACTGGGTACAATTGGAAAGTTTGTAATGTTACTGCTGGCCCTGACTTTATCCCATGCCTGGACAACTGGAAAGCCATCAGGAGTCTTCGGAGCACTAAGCACTATGAACATCGAGAAAGGCATTGTCCTGAAGAACCCCCCACCTGTCTTGTCTCTCTTCCTGAAGGATATAAGCGCTCTATTGAGTGGCCTAAAAGCAGAGAGAAG ATATGGTATTACAATGTTCCACACACTAAGCTTGCTGAAGTTAAGGGGCACCAAAATTGGGTGAAAGTCACGGGTGAGTACCTTACTTTTCCTGGTGGCGGAACCCAATTCAAGCATGGGGCACTTCATTACATTGACTTTATACAAGAg ACTCTAGCTGACATTGCATGGGGCAAACGCACACGTGTTATACTAGATGTTGGATGTGGTGTGGCCAGCTTTGGAGGCTTTCTCTTTGATAGAGATGTACTTGCAATGTCATTAGCACCAAAGGATGAACATGAAGCTCAGGTTCAATTTGCTCTCGAGAGGGGGATTCCTGCTATATCTGCTGTAATGGGCACAAAGAGGCTTCCCTTCCCTGGGAGAGTATTTGATGTAGTCCATTGTGCACGATGTAGAGTTCCATGGCACATAGAAG GTGGTAAACTTCTACTGGAGTTGAACAGAGTATTGCGTCCTGGTGGTTTTTTTGTATGGTCTGCTACTCCTGTTTATCAGAAGCTTTCTGAAGATGTTGAAATATGGAATG CCATGAAAGCACTAACAAAAGCAATATGCTGGGAACTTGTGGCGATCAGCAAGGATCAAGTTAATGGAGTTGGTGTGGCCATATACAAGAAGCCACTATCCAATGAGTGTTATGAGAATCGATTAAAGAATGAGCCTCCGCTGTGTCAAGACTCTGATGATCCCAATGCAGCATG GAATATTAAATTGCAAGCTTGCATACACAAAGTGCCAGTTAGTTCAAGCGAGCGTGGGTCTCAATGGCCAGAAAAGTGGCCAGCCAGACTGACCAGTGTACCATATTGGTTGTCAAGTTCCCAAGTTGGAGTTTATGGGAAGCCGGCCCCTGAAGATTTTACCGCTGATTATAAACACTGGACACATGTAGTGTCCAAGTCTTATCTAAGCGGGATGGGAATTCAGTGGTCAAATGTGCGGAATGTCATGGATATGAACTCTATCTATGGAGG ATTTGCCGCAGCTTTGAAAGATTTGAATATTTGGGTCATGAATGTAGTTTCAATAGACTCTGCAGATACCCTTCCCATTATTTTCGAACGGGGTCTTTTTGGTATATATCATGATTGGTGTGAATCATTTAGTACCTATCCTAGGACGTATGATCTCCTTCATGCAGATCATCTGTTTTCAAAGATTAAGAAAAG GTGCACTGTAGCTGCCCTAGTAGCCGAGGTTGATCGGATTCTCAGGCCTGAAGGAAAGCTTATTGTCCGTGACACTGTTGAGATCATTGACGAGCTTGAGAATTTGGTAAGGTCCATGCAATGGGAGGTTCGCATGACCTATTCCAAGGATAAGGAGGGTTTGTTATGTGTTCAGAAGTCCAAGTGGCGGCCTAAGGAGGTGGAGACACTCCAGTATGCTATTGTTTAA